CTCTGGGGCGGCCACGCTGTTACCTCCGCGCGCGGGAGGCGTCCGCCTCGGCGAGGAAGGCGTCGAGGGTTTTTTTCAGCGCCGTCTTCATCGTCACCTTCGGCTCCCACCCGAGGATCTCCTTCGCGCGACGGATGGAGGGAGTCCGCGTCTGGATGTCCTGGTACCCCTCGCCGTAGAACTGCTTCGAGTTGACCTCGGTGATGGGGGGGACCTTCTTCCCGCGGTTCCGGGGGTGCTTCGCGTACAGATCCCGGAGCATCTCGGCGAGCTCCCGGATCGAGTAGTCGTTCGCCGGGTTCCCGATGTTGAAGATACCGCCGTTCGCGCAGCCGTTTTTGTTCGCGAGGACCTTCATCAGCCCCGCGATCCCGTCGTCCACGTAGGTGAAGCAGCGGCGCTGCTCTCCGCCGTCCACCACCTGGATCGGCTTGCCGAGGTACAGGTCGGCGATGAACTGCGTGACCACGCGGGAGCTCCCCTCCTTTGCGGTCTCGATCGAGTCGAGGCGCGGCCCGATCCAGTTGAAGGGGCGGAAGAGGGTGAAGGCGAGCCCCTGCCGCCCGTACGCCCAGATGACCCGGTCCAGCATCTGCTTGCAGCACGAGTAGATCCACCGCTCCTTGGCGATCGGCCCGAGGACCAGCAGCGATTTCTCCTCGTCGAACTCCTTGTCGGCGCACATCCCGTACACCTCGGAGGTGGAGGGGAAGACGATCCGCTTGCCGTACCGATGCACCTGCCGGACGATGCGCAGGTTCTCCTCGAAGTCGAGCTCGAAGACCGACAACGGGCGCTCGACGTAGACCTTCGGCGTCGCGATCGCCACCAGCGGCAGGATCACGTCGGCCTTCTTGATGTGATATTCGATCCACTCCTTGTTGATCGAGATGTCGCCCTCGACGAAGTCGAACCGGGGATGGTTCGCCGACTTCCCCAGCCGGTCGGCGGAAAGATCCATCCCGTAGATCGTCCAGTCGGTCTCCTTCAGGATCCTGGCCGTCAGGTGATGGCCGATGAAACCGTTCACTCCCAAGATCAGCACTTTCACGAAAGCCTCCCGTTCGCGGCGCCGGCGAGAAGGTCGACGATCGCCTCCCCCTTCGCCGCCCGCGTTCTCCATTCGATTTCCTCCAGTTGAAGCCACCCTTCCCCCGTCTCGACGACGACCCGCCGCGGGCCGGAAACCGGGGCGACGCACCCCCCCGCCATCGCGTACGACGGCCCGCCCGAAACCCGGATCGTCCCCGGGGACAGCACGCTCCCCGCCTCCCCCGGCAGGGGGACCGCCCACCACACCGTCAGTTTTTCCCCCGCGAGTTCCGCGAACGCCCCCGGGTAGGGACGGGTGACCGCACGGACGAGGTTGTAGATCTCCACCGCCGGCCGGGACCAGTCGATCCGCCCGTCCTCGGGGCTGCGCCCGCCGAAGTAGCTGCCGCGGGCAAGGTCGTTCGGGCGCCGCGGGATCTCCCCGTTCGCGATCCGCGGGAGCAGGTCGTCGAGGAGCCGCGAAGCCGCACTCTCCATCTTCCCGAACAGCGTGAGCGCCGTGTCCCCGAAGGCGATCGGCACCGCCGCCTGACCCACGATATCCCCCGCGTCGGGCTTCTCCGTCATGAAGTGGAGGGTCACCCCGGTTTCCGTCTCCCCCTTCACGAGCACCCAGTTGACCGGCGCCCGTCCCCGGTACTTCGGCAGCAGCGAGCCGTGGAGGTTCATCGCCCCCAGCGGCGGGATCTCGAGGATCTCCTTTTTCAACATCGACCGGTAGTAGAAGGAGAAGAGCAGGTCGGGCGAAGCCGTACGGATCCGGTCCGGCCACGGCGGCGCGTTGACGTCCTTCGGGAAAAAAACCGGGATCCCCCGCTCCCGGCAGAACTCCGCCACGGAACCGAACCACCGGTTCTCCCTCGGGTCGTCCTCGTGGGACAGGACCATCGGGATCGTGAAGCCGTGGTCGAGGAGGGTGCGGATCCCGGCGATCCCCATGTTGTGGTACGCGAAGACGACCGCCCGCATCGCACTTATCCTTCGTGGAGTTTGCGGATCGTGAAGCGCGGTCGCTTGCGGACCTCGTGGTAGATGCGGCCGATGTACTGCCCCATGATCCCGAGGGCGAAGAAGAGGGCCCCCACGAAGAAGAACAGGACGGCGAACAGGGTGAAGATGCCGTTCGCCGCCCACGCGGCCCCGTAGAAGATCCGCATCACGACCAGCAGCGCGCCGAAGGCGACACCGAGAAATGCCATCCCCGTTCCCATGTAGAGGAGCACGCGCAGGGGGAACTCCGAGAACGAGGTGAGCAGGTCGAACTGGAGGTTCAGGAGGTTCCACAGGTTATATTTAGACACCCCCGCGTGCCGCTCCGCGTGCCCGACCGGGATCTCCGTCATCCGCTTCGCGAAGAGGGTCGCCAGGGCGGGGATGAACGTGGAATACTCCTGGCTCTCCACCATGCGGTCCACCACCTCGCGCCGGTACCCGCGCAGCATGCACCCCCAGTCGCTCATGCGGATCCCCGTGATCCGGCGGGTCATCGCGTTCACGATCCGCGAGGGGATCTTCCGGAAGATCGAGTCTTTCCGCATCTCCCGGACCGTGCCCACGACTTCGAAGTTCCCCTCTTCCATCGTACGCACGATGGCGGGGATCTCCTCGGGAGGGTTCTGCAGGTCCGCGTCGATCGTGACTACGATCTCCCCCCGGACGATGGAAAATCCCGAGATGATCGCCGCGTGCTGCCCGTAGTTCCGGGTGAGCTCGAGGACCCGGACACCGGTCCGCCCGAGGAACCCTTTCAGGACCTCGAGGGAGCCGTCCCGGCTGCCGTCGTCCACGTAGATGATCTCGTACGCCTGCCCCGTCTCCCGCAGCGCCGCCTCGAGCCGGTCCATCAGGAGGAGGAGGTTCTTCTCCTCGTTGTAGACGGGGACGACAACGGAGATCACGGGTGGCCCCCCGGAAGGATCTCCCGGACCGCCTCGCAGACGTAATCGACGTCGGCGTCGGACATCCCCGGGAACAGGGGGAGCGAGACGATCCTCTTCCCGGCCCGTTCGGTGTCGGGCAGGTCGCCCTCCCCCGTCCCGAACCGTTCCCGGACGTACGAGAGGAGATGGCACGGGGGGAAGTGGAGCCCCAGGCCGATGTTGCGCTCCGCGAGGGCGCCGATGAAGGCGTCCCGGTCCATCCCCGTCACCTTCACGATGAACAGGTGCCACGAGTGGGCGTGCGCGTACGGGACGGCCTCCGGGAGATCGATCCCCGGGAGGCCGGAGAGCCCGGCAAAGTACTGTCGTGCGAGCTCGGCCCGGCGGGCGTTGAGCGCCGCGACCTTGCGCATCTGGACCACCCCGATCGCGGCGT
This genomic interval from Deltaproteobacteria bacterium contains the following:
- a CDS encoding bifunctional UDP-4-keto-pentose/UDP-xylose synthase, with amino-acid sequence MKVLILGVNGFIGHHLTARILKETDWTIYGMDLSADRLGKSANHPRFDFVEGDISINKEWIEYHIKKADVILPLVAIATPKVYVERPLSVFELDFEENLRIVRQVHRYGKRIVFPSTSEVYGMCADKEFDEEKSLLVLGPIAKERWIYSCCKQMLDRVIWAYGRQGLAFTLFRPFNWIGPRLDSIETAKEGSSRVVTQFIADLYLGKPIQVVDGGEQRRCFTYVDDGIAGLMKVLANKNGCANGGIFNIGNPANDYSIRELAEMLRDLYAKHPRNRGKKVPPITEVNSKQFYGEGYQDIQTRTPSIRRAKEILGWEPKVTMKTALKKTLDAFLAEADASRARR
- a CDS encoding formyltransferase → MRAVVFAYHNMGIAGIRTLLDHGFTIPMVLSHEDDPRENRWFGSVAEFCRERGIPVFFPKDVNAPPWPDRIRTASPDLLFSFYYRSMLKKEILEIPPLGAMNLHGSLLPKYRGRAPVNWVLVKGETETGVTLHFMTEKPDAGDIVGQAAVPIAFGDTALTLFGKMESAASRLLDDLLPRIANGEIPRRPNDLARGSYFGGRSPEDGRIDWSRPAVEIYNLVRAVTRPYPGAFAELAGEKLTVWWAVPLPGEAGSVLSPGTIRVSGGPSYAMAGGCVAPVSGPRRVVVETGEGWLQLEEIEWRTRAAKGEAIVDLLAGAANGRLS
- a CDS encoding glycosyltransferase; translation: MISVVVPVYNEEKNLLLLMDRLEAALRETGQAYEIIYVDDGSRDGSLEVLKGFLGRTGVRVLELTRNYGQHAAIISGFSIVRGEIVVTIDADLQNPPEEIPAIVRTMEEGNFEVVGTVREMRKDSIFRKIPSRIVNAMTRRITGIRMSDWGCMLRGYRREVVDRMVESQEYSTFIPALATLFAKRMTEIPVGHAERHAGVSKYNLWNLLNLQFDLLTSFSEFPLRVLLYMGTGMAFLGVAFGALLVVMRIFYGAAWAANGIFTLFAVLFFFVGALFFALGIMGQYIGRIYHEVRKRPRFTIRKLHEG